The sequence AGAAATGGTTCATTTAGCAGAGAGCTAAGCGTCTCAATATTGTAGCATCAGAATATTAAAAACAAATGAGATGCTTATTGTTGTGAAAACTTTCTCCAGCCAATAAAATTTGAAGTTAAAAGAGTTCTTATATGCTTTTATTATATTGTGAACAAAAAAGAATTGTAATGGCTACTCTGTAAGACAAATGGTAAATACATAGAGCTCATTAATCATTTCAAAATAACAACTTGAGAAAATCTGGTTTGATCTGTGTCATCATGAAAGTAATTCTATATTAGAGATCGTGTTGGTGTTTTGAATTGGGAAGGAACACAACAACTCCTATCGTTCTAAACTATTTCCTGActaaaaacaaaaggcatgtggtTAGTGATAAAAAACGGTACGCTCCATACAAATGTTTCAGTAGATTAATTATCTATCATTATGATTTCTGCAGCAAAAAGGATCTTGAGTAATCAACAGAAGAAAAGGCACAGAAAATTGATACAGAGTATTTCTGTTTTTTTTCATTACAAATACTGAAAAAAGATTTAAAATTTTGTACCTATAAATTATGTACTTGACTCTGAATATATAGCTTCTTAATCACATACAGCTATGAAATGGGTATGACAGAAGTACAATATTATGGACCTGAAAAGGCTGCAACGGCAACTATTTTGCTGGGCACCTCCTTGATAATCACAGAAGGATCTTTTGGGCGAGGCAAATTGGAACCATACTTCGCTGGCATCACAAATGACATTTTCCATTTATTTGTACCAGCTGACTGCAGGTGACAACGCACAAAAAGGACAGGTAAAACTTCATAACTTTCCAGATAATGAAGTAACCTAAATGGCGAAACAAGGACAGCTCAAAACAATGGCACAAGTGAAAGCCAAACTGCACCTTTTTTGTTATCACTGGGGTCGTCATGTCCATTGATTGGCCGTTTGACTCACCCTTCCGAGTAAAAACAGGTGTTGTCATTTCCATTTGCTCAGAGGCAGTATTCTGAAGCAAGAATGCCAATGATGAAGTCAATTAACATCAGACCATGACTATCCAATGAAACAACAAGGGAATGGACGTCTGGACCGTGGTAGAAACGTGACAAATACCTTACCGAATAAATATGATGCCAGCACGTTGAACGACTGAGATGACCCGTTGAAATCGAACCCAGATCTTCCGGGCATCGTCGTTTCAGCAACGAAGTATGACTGATGAGAGTTCACAACAGAAGACACAATCATTCAATGAACCTCATAGTATTATCATATTCTAACGGGTTCAATTTCCACACACGCACAAATTTCTTTAACCAATGGTTGAAAAGCGACCACATATTAGAACAATTACCTCCACTTCTCTGATCTCGTACTCTGCCTCGCGCTTCAGTACGCGAAACGGAACTGTCTCGAGATCAGGCACTGCAAAAAAAGTACATGAATCTAACTCAGAAATCGTGGCCTAAAATCCTGAGGATTCTACGATTTGGGGTACAAGCTGCTGCTATTCATTTATTACCGACCGGACATGAGGGCCTCCTCGAGGGTGCGGGGCTCGAAGCGGCCAGACGGGAAGGCGTACTTGGCGGCCTCATCGGCGAGCTCGGCGAAGCGGCGCTGCGAGGCGGAGAGCGCATGCGAggccaaggccagcaccagcgacGCGCGGGCCTCCGCTCCGCTCACACGGGTGCCCGCGGCCACGACGACCGTCCGCGGCGAGCGGACGTCTCGGGGAGGCTGGCCTGGGGCTCGAAGCGGCCGTGGGGAAGCGGAACACAGCGGCGACGGCGCCATTTGATTTCCAGTTCGGAGCGGTGATCGCGAGGCGCGAGTGGTGCAGTGCGGGTTGGCGATTGCCTCGCAGTGGGGTGCCGTGTGGCGCTCGTCCGTGGGATGGGAGAAGGCTGAAGGCGGTTGCGTTCTGCGGTTCTGTTCTGGTGTTCGTTCTATTGCGGCAGATTTTTTACATTGCGGCTTGGTTGTGGGCTTGTGGCCTCGGGAACCGGAGCGCGAGGCGATTTTTGCTTTAGCCTCTGGCTCTGTGAAATCCCAAACATATTTTGGAAGTTCGTGCCAACCATTGGGCCGTATTTGTCATTCTCTATAAATATCTGATTGGTTGTTGTAAAGTGGTAAGCTGCCTCATATATGAGGGGTCAAGTTTCTTGTGCACAGACTTGTCTGTACATATGTTTTTGTTTAGTTGGTTGCATTATTACATTCAGGACAAATATAGTTTTAATTTAGTTATCTGCACCAAAACGTGTATTAGAGAAGAGTGAATAAATAAATCTTTGAATATTATATACCATGTATGGTCTAATTTTGTTCAAAAAATCCAGGAACATGAATATAAAATCGGTTCAATGatttattttttatttaaaaGTTATGATGCAAAAACAAATATAAATGTCTTCTCGTTTTACGTGCAACTACATGCAGAAGCATG is a genomic window of Zea mays cultivar B73 chromosome 5, Zm-B73-REFERENCE-NAM-5.0, whole genome shotgun sequence containing:
- the LOC100281259 gene encoding SOUL heme-binding protein, which encodes MAPSPLCSASPRPLRAPGQPPRDVRSPRTVVVAAGTRVSGAEARASLVLALASHALSASQRRFAELADEAAKYAFPSGRFEPRTLEEALMSVPDLETVPFRVLKREAEYEIREVESYFVAETTMPGRSGFDFNGSSQSFNVLASYLFGKNTASEQMEMTTPVFTRKGESNGQSMDMTTPVITKKSAGTNKWKMSFVMPAKYGSNLPRPKDPSVIIKEVPSKIVAVAAFSGLVTDDDINQRESKLRESLRKDTTFRVKDDSVVEVAQYNPPFTLPFTRRNEIALEVERNDIAL